In Bradyrhizobium guangxiense, the following are encoded in one genomic region:
- a CDS encoding CaiB/BaiF CoA transferase family protein produces the protein MPFPHASEALSRFTVLDLTRVRSGPTCVRQLADWGANVIKIDALTEDAGGEQPGGPRRGSDFQNLHRNKRAMTLNLKDERGLAVFKRLAAKADVVVENFRPDVKKKLGIDYDSLAKINPRIVYGSISGFGQDGPYHKRPGFDQIAQGMGGLMSITGAPGEGPMRVGIPVADLTAGLFCAMGILTALLEREVSGKGQWVQTSLLQAQIFMLDFQAARWLMEKEVAKQAGNNHPTSIPTGVFKTSDGYINIATTGGRIWERCAQAIGAPELYAHPDYATAPARSKNRDALNAEIEKRTVTKSTETWVRELNEAGVPCGPIYAIDQMFDDAQVRHLGIAQDVPNEEGRPIRLVGQPVTLSRTPSKMVARPPEFGEQTDEVLKEFGFGADEIAGLRDAKVV, from the coding sequence CCCTTTCCGCATGCCTCGGAAGCCCTGTCGCGCTTCACCGTGCTCGATCTGACCCGCGTCCGGTCCGGGCCCACCTGCGTGCGGCAGCTGGCGGACTGGGGGGCGAATGTCATCAAGATCGATGCGCTGACCGAAGACGCCGGCGGCGAGCAGCCGGGCGGCCCCCGGCGAGGCTCCGACTTTCAGAATTTGCATCGCAACAAGCGGGCCATGACGCTGAACCTGAAGGACGAGCGCGGGCTGGCCGTGTTCAAGCGCCTTGCAGCCAAGGCCGACGTCGTGGTCGAGAATTTCCGGCCCGATGTGAAGAAGAAGCTCGGCATCGACTACGACAGCCTCGCCAAGATCAACCCGCGCATCGTCTATGGCAGCATCTCCGGCTTCGGCCAGGATGGCCCCTATCACAAGCGGCCCGGCTTCGATCAGATCGCGCAAGGCATGGGCGGGCTGATGTCGATCACCGGGGCGCCGGGCGAAGGCCCGATGCGCGTCGGCATTCCCGTCGCCGACCTGACGGCCGGCCTGTTCTGCGCCATGGGCATCCTCACCGCGCTGCTCGAGCGCGAAGTCTCGGGCAAGGGCCAGTGGGTGCAGACCTCGCTGCTCCAGGCACAGATCTTCATGCTCGACTTCCAGGCCGCGCGCTGGCTGATGGAGAAAGAGGTCGCCAAGCAGGCCGGGAACAACCATCCGACCAGCATCCCGACCGGCGTGTTCAAGACCTCTGACGGCTACATCAACATCGCCACCACCGGCGGACGGATCTGGGAACGCTGCGCGCAGGCAATCGGCGCACCGGAACTCTATGCCCATCCCGACTATGCCACCGCCCCTGCCCGCTCCAAGAACCGCGACGCGCTCAACGCCGAGATCGAGAAGCGCACCGTGACGAAGTCGACCGAGACCTGGGTCCGCGAGCTCAACGAGGCCGGCGTGCCCTGCGGGCCGATCTACGCCATCGACCAGATGTTCGATGACGCCCAGGTCCGGCATCTCGGCATCGCCCAGGATGTGCCAAACGAGGAGGGCCGCCCTATCCGCCTGGTCGGTCAGCCCGTGACGCTGTCCCGCACGCCGAGCAAGATGGTGGCGCGGCCGCCGGAATTCGGCGAGCAGACCGACGAGGTGCTGAAAGAGTTCGGCTTCGGCGCCGACGAGATTGCGGGGCTCAGGGACGCCAAGGTGGTGTGA